One genomic segment of Oenanthe melanoleuca isolate GR-GAL-2019-014 chromosome 5, OMel1.0, whole genome shotgun sequence includes these proteins:
- the BDKRB1 gene encoding B1 bradykinin receptor: MTETPLLNILSSNDSENQSNSTACPELVSWWNIVYYIVPKYLNTICVIGMLGNVFVLFIYSLHKGPLKIAEIYLMNLAVADLIFLVCLPFWAENISKEFNWPFGTFLCSSISASITLNMYTSIYLLVAVSVDRYLTFVHTLNHREIWSKTMTKRICLLIWFFCILLSIPAFLFRTVKDFPQWNITACTLDFPTPWWQTAESLVLNVVGFVLPSSAITFLNFSTIRSLRATARARRALGAKGCKWHKGTKATRLIFTVVLMFLFCWTPHHFFVFLDTLFHTEVIKGCFWEELINFGEQFSFMLATTNSCINPVIYVFVGKYFRQKALEVFSQFIPCGFPLRWVSFKEMSSNFKVFPVKSSLT; this comes from the coding sequence atgactGAAACTCCTCTACTGAATATCCTCTCCTCTAATGACAGTGAAAATCAGAGCAACTCAACTGCTTGCCCAGAGCTGGTAAGCTGGTGGAACATAGTGTACTATATAGTACCCAAGTACCTCAACACCATCTGTGTTATTGGTATGCTTGGAAACGTGTTTGTTCTCTTCATTTATTCACTGCACAAAGGCCCCCTGAAGATAGCTGAAATCTACCTTATGAACCTGGCTGTTGCTGATCTTATCTTCCTCGTGTGCCTCCCTTTCTGGGCAGAGAACATCAGCAAAGAGTTTAACTGGCCCTTTGGCACTTTCCTGTGCAGCAGCATCAGTGCCTCCATCACCCTGAACATGTACACCAGCATCTACCTGCTGGTGGCCGTCAGCGTGGACCGCTACTTGACTTTTGTCCATACCTTGAACCACAGAGAGATATGGAGCAAAACTATGACCAAAAGGATCTGCTTGCTCATCTGGTTCTTTTGCATCCTTCTGAGCATCCCAGCTTTCCTGTTCAGGACAGTGAAAGACTTTCCCCAGTGGAATATTACAGCGTGCACCTTGGACTTCCCCACCCCGTGGTGGCAAACAGCTGAAAGCCTGGTACTCAACGTGGTGGGGTTTGTGCTGCCATCCTCAGCAATCACCTTCCTCAATTTCTCCACCATTCGCTCCCTACGAGCAACAGCAAGGGCACGAAGAGCGCTCGGAGCCAAGGGCTGCAAGTGGCACAAGGGCACAAAGGCAACCCGGCTGATCTTCACTGTGGTACTGATGTTCCTTTTCTGCTGGACCCCTCACCATTTCTTTGTATTCCTTGATACATTATTCCATACAGAAGTGATCAAAGGCTGCTTCTGGGAGGAACTGATCAACTTTGGGGAGcagttttcttttatgttgGCTACCACCAACAGCTGCATTAACCCCGTGATTTATGTCTTTGTTGGGAAATACTTCAGGCAAAAGGCTTTAGAAGTTTTTTCACAGTTTATTCCCTGTGGATTTCCTTTGAGATGGGTATCTTTCAAAGAAATGTCTTCAAATTTCAAAGTGTTTCCAGTCAAGAGTAGTTTAACATAA